One genomic window of Coffea eugenioides isolate CCC68of chromosome 1, Ceug_1.0, whole genome shotgun sequence includes the following:
- the LOC113766198 gene encoding uncharacterized protein LOC113766198 has translation MAENSQQFGVRSEGVTRRVNEDQQRFQQDSQKFQQETRTSKAQMSQLASSMSNFENGKGKLPSQVIPNPKENASAMFLRSGKEMHSSKPEATGVGDERKCGELEKEKALNLGPLKETRVVIQLADRSNVYLDDVVEVVLVKVNEFIFPADFYIVDMNDEYSANSAVLLLGRPFMSTVRTKIDVHEGTLSVEFDEETITFNIFDTMKYPNDTESVNCVCLTNSIVQDDFEQNFVEDKLEFVLQRNKTNEEVESVDDEDAIEAIISLHSLPAFFDRSVDSFLPLPTSNERILPSVEQASELELKELPKHLKYTYLGDHNTLPVIIASDLTAVRRKTLTSKGIHLLQIIGNQMDVGRYQSEWVSSVHVIPQKTSITLVQNERNELVPMRLQNGWRMCIDFRKLNSATRKDHFSLPFIDEMLKRLTVYGDSFDQCLHHLTMVLQRCIETNLALNYEKCHFIVKEGIVLGHVVSSRGIKIDKAKVDFISSFPYPTNVKEIRSFLDHIGFYRRFIKNFSRIAQPLSQLLQKEATFDFGQSCKVSFDTLKSMLTTTPIIQPPDWSLPFELMCDASQYAMGAVLGQRSGKCSHVIYYVSKTLSPAQYNYTTIEKKLLAIVFTFEKFRSYLLELKVIVFSDHTVLKYLLAKKESKPRLIHWILLLQEYDWEIKDRKEVDNFVTDHLSRLNREEEAVPISEVFPNKHLFQLRDEEPWYADIVNFLVSHKFSSAVDYVSKWIETKATQTNDSQVVAEFLKSTFLVGLVCQERSSVTKTNRQTEVSNRDIKSILEKTVNPNRKNWSTRLDYALWSYCTAYKTPIGISPYSLVYGKMCNLPVALEYRALWTVKQYNLSADRNDKERKLQLQELEEIHLEAYDNAQLYKERTKSIHDRLLRNKQFSIEQKVLLFN, from the exons ATGGCTGAGAATTCTCAACAGTTTGGAGTCAGATCTGAGGGCGTAACTAGGAGGGTTAATGAG GACCAACAGAGATTTCAACAAGACTCGCAGAAATTTCAACAAGAGACTCGCACAAGCAAGGCACAAATGTCACAACTGGCATCTTCGATGAGCAACTTTGAGAATGGTAAAGGAAAACTACCATCTCAGGTAATTCCCAATCCAAAGGAAAATGCAAGTGCAATGTTTCTACGAAGTGGAAAGGAGATGCACTCCTCAAAACCAGAGGCAACAGGAGTAGGAGATGAACGAAAGTGTGGGGAACTTGAGAAGGAAAAG GCCCTGAACTTAGGACCTCTAAAAGAGACACGAGTGGTAATACAACTAGCTGATAGGTCAAATGTTTACCTTGATGATGTGGTTGAAGTCGTCCTAGTGAAAGTTAACGAGTTTATCTTTCCGGCAGATTTCTATATTGTTGACATGAATGATGAATACTCCGCTAATTCAGCTGTACTTCTTCTTGGTAGACCGTTCATGAGTACGGTCAGAACAAAGATAGATGTGCATGAAGGGACCCTTTCTGTAGAATTTGACGAGGAGACAATCACTTTTAacatttttgatacaatgaaaTACCCAAATGATACTGAGTCTGTTAATTGTGTTTGTCTCACTAATTCAATTGTGCAAGATGATTTTGAGCAGAATTTTGTGGAAGACAAACTGGAATTCGTGTTGCAACGGAACAAGACAAATGAAGAGGTGGAAAGTGTGGATGATGAAGATGCCATAGAAGCAATTATATCACTACACTCACTTCCTGCATTTTTCGATAGATCAGTAGACTCATTTTTACCATTGCCCACTTCTAATGAGAGAATTTTACCTTCTGTTGAACAGGCATCCGAGTTGGAACTGAAAGAATTGCCAAAACACCTGAAATATACTTATCTTGGAGATCATAACACTCTACCGGTCATCATCGCGAGTGATCTAACAGCAGTAAGAAGAAAAACTCTTACGAGTAAGGGAATCCATCTGTTGCAGATAATCGGCAATCAAATGGACGTTGGCAGATATCAAAG CGAGTGGGTAAGTTCAGTGCATGTCATCCCTCAAAAGACCAGCATTACACTTGTGCAGAATGAGAGGAATGAGTTGGTGCCAATGAGACTCCAAAATGGATGGAGAATGTGTATCGATTTTAGAAAATTGAATTCAGCCACAAGGAAAGATCATTTCTCATTACCATTCATCGATGAGATGCTCAAGAGATTGACAG TTTACGGTGATTCATTTGATCAATGCCTGCATCATTTAACAATGGTTTTACAGCGGTGCATTGAAACAAATTTGGCACTTAACTATGAAAAATGTCACTTTATAGTGAAAGAGGGTATTGTTTTGGGTCATGTTGTTTCGTCTAGGGGTATCAAAATCGATAAAGCAAAGGTTGATTTCATTTCTAGCTTTCCTTACCCCACTAATGTCAAGGAGATTCGTAGTTTTCTTGATCATATAGGTTTTTACAGACGATTCATCAAGAACTTCTCACGAATTGCACAACCATTGTCCCAACTACTTCAAAAGGAAGCAACATTTGATTTTGGACAATCGTGTAAAGTGTCCTTCGATACATTAAAGAGCATGTTGACCACAACACCAATCATTCAACCTCCGGATTGGAGCCTACCATTCGAGCTTATGTGTGATGCCAGTCAGTATGCGATGGGGGCTGTACTTGGTCAGAGAAGTGGGAAGTGTAGCCATGTCATTTACTATGTTTCAAAAACACTATCGCCAGCTCAATACAACTACACCACAATTGAAAAGAAGCTTTTAGCAATTGTTTTTACTTTTGAGAAATTTCGATCGTATTTATTGGAATTGAAAGTAATAGTTTTCTCTGATCATACAGTCCTAAAATACCTGTTGGCAAAAAAGGAGTCTAAACCAAGACTCATTCACTGGATACTCCTGCTGCAAGAGTATGACTGGGAGATCAAAGATCGAAAAGAGGTGGACAATTTCGTGACAGACCATCTAAGCCGACTGAATCGAGAAGAAGAGGCAGTGCCCATATCTGAAGTATTTCCAAATAAACACTTGTTTCAGCTCAGAGATGAGGAACCCTGGTATGCTGATATTGTTAACTTTTTGGTCAGTCACAAATTTTCAAGTG CTGTAGATTATGTGTCGAAGTGGATAGAAACCAAGGCTACCCAGACTAATGATTCACAAGTTGTTGCAGAATTTCTTAAGTCCACATTTTTAGTAGGTTTGGTGTGCCAAGAACGATCATCAGTGACCAAG ACCAACAGGCAGACTGAGGTCTCTAATCGCGATATCAAGAGTATTTTGGAGAAAACAGTCAACCCAAATCGCAAGAATTGGAGCACCCGATTGGATTATGCACTATGGTCATACTGCACGGCGTACAAAACACCAATCGGGATATCTCCATATAGTTTGGTTTATGGTAAGATGTGTAATTTACCTGTGGCACTTGAGTATCGTGCGCTTTGGACAGTTAAACAGTACAATTTGAGTGCGGATAGAAATGACAAGGAAAGGAAGCTCCAACTTCAAGAGTTGGAAGAAATCCATTTGGAGGCTTACGATAATGCCCAACTTTACAAGGAACGCACAAAATCCATCCATGATAGGCTATTGCGCAATAAGCAATTTTCTATAGAGCAAAAGGTACTTCTGTTCAACTGA